A single window of Pirellulales bacterium DNA harbors:
- a CDS encoding helix-turn-helix domain-containing protein, protein MHGELPNLRDPLSAEIIRRLFEVDGHWCPIDREKSTATQEDAEGLLRLAGLFEEKWRADVELPGSGVVRLVWRMTGAHPEDSDGERAADPIEFQTAAFVRFLERSLPTAWLEHRLEYGQAMQIAVRRTSEGDRCYSEIKNSGVPAAIHAISFIRMQGILTFRAPVKLEFNGQYEFIAPKQQQSPPRADGPDSNPDGIWWGGAFFLITGKRFDLLKAIWNAERGVPFSQLGAEIWGDELKEASTIRSLVSRLSTTFAENGIALQISTTREVVNLIRQ, encoded by the coding sequence ATGCATGGGGAACTTCCAAACCTCAGGGATCCCCTGAGCGCCGAGATAATTCGGCGGCTTTTCGAAGTTGATGGACACTGGTGTCCGATTGATCGCGAAAAGAGTACCGCGACCCAGGAGGACGCAGAGGGGCTTCTCAGGTTAGCAGGCCTGTTTGAAGAGAAATGGCGAGCCGATGTAGAGCTGCCTGGTTCTGGGGTGGTTCGCCTAGTTTGGAGGATGACCGGCGCACATCCCGAAGATTCCGATGGCGAGAGAGCCGCTGATCCAATCGAATTTCAAACCGCCGCATTTGTTCGGTTCCTTGAAAGAAGCTTACCGACTGCATGGCTAGAGCATCGCCTTGAATATGGCCAAGCGATGCAAATTGCTGTCAGGCGTACGTCGGAGGGCGACAGGTGCTATTCCGAGATTAAGAATTCGGGTGTGCCGGCTGCAATTCACGCAATATCGTTCATAAGGATGCAGGGGATTCTTACGTTCCGCGCTCCTGTCAAATTGGAATTCAACGGTCAGTATGAATTCATCGCTCCCAAACAGCAGCAATCACCACCGCGCGCCGACGGGCCTGATTCAAATCCAGATGGCATCTGGTGGGGCGGCGCGTTTTTTTTGATTACCGGGAAGAGGTTCGATTTGCTCAAAGCGATATGGAACGCCGAGAGAGGTGTGCCGTTCAGCCAGTTGGGCGCCGAGATCTGGGGGGATGAATTGAAAGAGGCGTCAACGATTCGAAGCCTGGTAAGCCGGCTTTCGACGACGTTCGCAGAGAATGGGATTGCATTGCAAATCTCAACAACTCGCGAAGTCGTAAACCTAATTCGCCAATAG
- a CDS encoding helix-turn-helix domain-containing protein: MSTATTGVTKLLLTADEAAESLSVCRKTLYSMTVPRGPLPCVKVGRAVRYSVASIEAWIRGQEEASAVEASAS; encoded by the coding sequence ATGAGCACCGCAACGACGGGCGTCACAAAACTGCTTTTGACCGCAGACGAGGCAGCCGAGTCGCTGTCCGTCTGCCGGAAGACGTTGTACAGCATGACTGTTCCGCGCGGTCCGTTGCCGTGCGTGAAGGTCGGCCGCGCTGTCCGATATTCCGTCGCGTCGATCGAGGCCTGGATACGCGGGCAGGAAGAGGCTTCGGCCGTGGAGGCGAGCGCAAGCTGA